The stretch of DNA CCCCAGCGCATAAAGCCCGCGCACGGGAGCGCCGTTGCCATCGAGCGCCTCGAACCGTGGCGAGGCATTGATCCCCAGTCCGAGCGGATCGGCACTGAGCATGCCCGCATCGCGTAGCTGCGCAACCAGCGGGTGACTGGTCCGCTCCAGGTCCGTATCGAACCCGGTCGCACGGATCAGCACGTCGAACTGTTCGCTGCTGGCGTGGGAGAAGCCACGTTCGCGGATCAGCACTTCGATCGCATCACCGCCACGCCGCGCCCGCAGCATGCGTCCGGCACGCACGCGCAGCTTGCCGCGTACGCGCAGTTCGTCGATCTCGCCCGCCAGCGCCGGCGCCAGGCGATGGCGCATCACTTCCCAGTAGGCGCGCAGGTGACGCAGGAACTGGCTGCGCCTGGGCTGCGGCAAGCCGTGCCAGAAGCCCTGGATGTACGGCCGCAGCGCATCGATCAGGGCGCGCCAGTCCGGGACGATCGGCGAGAGCGTGCGCAGGGCGCGGACCAGTTGTGGCAGATCATGGCTGCTGATCGCCTGCAGCACGGTCGGTGGCAATGCGATCGCGGCGATCGGGTCTTCGCTGTGCGAGTGCGGCAACAGTCCGTGTCGCGACAGTGCGGTGATCGGCCCGCGATGACCGCGCCGGTGCAGCGTCGTTACCACGTCGGCCATGGTCAGGCCGGTGCCGATGATCAGCACGCGCGCGCCGGGTGGCACGTGGTCGATCGCGCCCGTGCCGTCCAGGCCGTTCTGCCAGGGCCAGGCCAGGTAGCTGGGATGCACGGCAAGGCGCGGGCCGACGCCCGCCAGCGGCTGGGGTGGCAGCGCACCCACGGTCAGCACGACCGCGTCGCTGAGGAAGTCGGCGCCGTCGGCGAGATGGATGCGGAAGGCACCGGCATCGCGCTGGATCGCGATCGCTTCCTGCTCGACCCGCGCGAGCGCCGCCAGCGATACCTGCGCGGCGCTGTGCAGCCGTGAATGCAGGTACTCGCCATAGACCAGCCGCGGCAGGAAGCTGTGGCGTGCGCGCTCGGTCAGGCTCAGCCAGTCGGCGAACTCGCCGGGATGATCGGCGGTCGCGCCCAGGTCACGCGCGCGGACATTGAGCAGGTGCTCCGGCCGCGCCTCGCCATAGGCCACGCCGCGGCCGTAGCTGTCGGGCGTGCCGACCAGCTGGATGTCCACGCCGGCCGGCGCGGCACGCGCCAGTTCGGTGGCCAGAACGCAGCCGCTGAAGCCGGCGCCGATGATGCTGATCCGCATGACCGTTGTCTCCGTCGCTGTCGGGCGTCCATTGGTAACCGGATGCGCCGCGGCGGAGGTAAATCTGCGGTTATCTGCTCGGAACGGTTTTTCAGCGCGCCATAACCGATCGCCATATCCGCGGCGGAGTTCAGGAAGCTTGCACGAGCGTCCGCGGCTTCCAGCGCCGGTCGATCAGCACCTTCGCGATCACCGCCACCAGCAACGGGCCGAACCACGCCAGCGTCGTCAGCACGCCGCCACCGGCCGACGGCAACAGGCGCGGCAACCCGATCGAGAGGAAGGCGATGTGGGTGGCGATGCCATTGCCGAGCACGGCGTTGTAGTGCTCGACCAGCCACCAGTCCCGGCGCGCACCCAGTTGCGCACGGTGCCGCCGCTTGTAGATATGTTCCGCGCCACTGGCCAGCCCGACGACCGAGAAACCCATCAGCAATGGCGCGCCGACGCGGATGCCCAGCACCAGCACCGCAAGTCCCGACAGCAGCGACAACACGCCCGGTCCGACATAGACCGGGCCGGTGTAGCGCACGACATCGTCCTGGTCACGGATCGCACGCCATTGGCACCACACCGCGACGGCGGTGATCACCACCAGGTAGGCGAGGAATGCGGCGGTGACCGGGCGCCCGCTGCGGAAGGCGAACCACGCCATCGGCGTTGCGGTGGCGAGGATGCCTGTCATCGCCAGCAGGAATACGCGACCGACACGCCGGTGCAGCGTGGTGCCCTTGCGCAGGACGGCGTTGCTCCAGAACGTGACCAGTGCGATCACGCCGATCGCGCCGTGAACGGAAACGAGGACTTGATAGGTAGTCATGGCTGCCAATCCCGGTTTTCATTGCAATTGCGGCCACGCTGCGCCGTCGCCGTCGCCCGGTGCAGTGCCCGCGGTCATCGCCACGACCTGCCGGAAGTCACTTTCTGCACCTTCGGCATTGCACAGGCGTCGCTGCGGTCGCAGCATGGCCGCCATGAAGGAACGCCTGCGCACATTGCTGCAACCGCTCAACCTGGCCGGGCTGTTCACACTGGTGGCCGTGGGCATGGCGTTGCGCTGGATGCCGCCGGAGCGCCTGCCTTACGGTCTGGCCCTGGTCGTCGCGTTCGGCGCGCTGCTGCTGGTCACCGACATGTGGCCGCGCGTGACCTGGCTGCGGCCGGTCTCCATCGTGCTGATGCCGCTGATCGCGTTGACGCTGATCTGGCTCGACCCGCGACCGTCGGTCGCGCCGGTGCTGCTGGTGGTGTGGACCGCGGTGATGGCGCTGACCATTTCGCTGCGTACCACCATGATCGCCGTGGTCGTAGTCGACATCGCCTACTACTTCCTGCTGCGGTCCGATGACCACAGCGCGCCGCTGACGGTTGTTTTCATCCACGGCGGCTTCCAGGCCTTCGCCGCGCTTTGCGCGTGGTATGCCGCCAGCGCCGAGCGCGCCCGCGATGCGCTCGCCCGCGTCAACGCCGATCTGCTCGCCACGCGCGCACTGCTGGCCGACTCCACGCGCGACAACGAACGCCTGCGCGTCGCCCGCGAGCTGCACGACGTGGCCGGCCACAAGCTCACCGCGATGACGCTCAACCTGCGCGCCCTGGCTGCCGACCCGGCCTTCGCCGGCCGGCAGGAGATAGTCGTTGCCCAGCAGTTGTCGAGCGAGCTGCTGGCCGACATCCGCGGCATTGTCCAGGCGATACGCCACGACCGC from Lysobacter arenosi encodes:
- a CDS encoding FAD/NAD(P)-binding protein, with translation MRISIIGAGFSGCVLATELARAAPAGVDIQLVGTPDSYGRGVAYGEARPEHLLNVRARDLGATADHPGEFADWLSLTERARHSFLPRLVYGEYLHSRLHSAAQVSLAALARVEQEAIAIQRDAGAFRIHLADGADFLSDAVVLTVGALPPQPLAGVGPRLAVHPSYLAWPWQNGLDGTGAIDHVPPGARVLIIGTGLTMADVVTTLHRRGHRGPITALSRHGLLPHSHSEDPIAAIALPPTVLQAISSHDLPQLVRALRTLSPIVPDWRALIDALRPYIQGFWHGLPQPRRSQFLRHLRAYWEVMRHRLAPALAGEIDELRVRGKLRVRAGRMLRARRGGDAIEVLIRERGFSHASSEQFDVLIRATGFDTDLERTSHPLVAQLRDAGMLSADPLGLGINASPRFEALDGNGAPVRGLYALGPLLRAQLWEITAVPELRVAARALAKQLLASASARQSGERRTTAWEVVQHQA
- a CDS encoding sensor histidine kinase; amino-acid sequence: MKERLRTLLQPLNLAGLFTLVAVGMALRWMPPERLPYGLALVVAFGALLLVTDMWPRVTWLRPVSIVLMPLIALTLIWLDPRPSVAPVLLVVWTAVMALTISLRTTMIAVVVVDIAYYFLLRSDDHSAPLTVVFIHGGFQAFAALCAWYAASAERARDALARVNADLLATRALLADSTRDNERLRVARELHDVAGHKLTAMTLNLRALAADPAFAGRQEIVVAQQLSSELLADIRGIVQAIRHDRGLDLGTALRALAAPLPRPSLRLSIDDSVHVTDPAVAEAILRLVQEALTNSIRHADADVVQVRLSCDAGRLHIRVEDDGCVRGVLREGNGLAGMRERIVAAGGSLDLSRSARGALRIEASLPA